From the genome of Treponema denticola:
TTTATGTTAAAGATGCTGGTAATAAGTCAGCGGAACGAATTGTTCTAGAAGCAAATAATGACTGTGATATTGGTGATTATATTCTTTTTGATACAACTTATGATGGTAATTATATATCAAATAAATTGAGACATAATTACTGGTTTCCTGATAAAAAAATCAAGGCAGGAGATAAGATCATCTTATACTCAAAACAAGGTATTGAACGTTCTAAAAAAAATATAAGTGGAAATACAAGTCACTTTTTTTATTGGGATTTAGACATTGCAGTTTGGAATAAAAGTAAGGATTGTGCTCTTCTAGTAAACATTGAGGATTATTTGGTAAAAAAAATAGACATCTAACACCCGCTTCAACGCTGACATTGCCTTTGCGGCAATGCAGGTTAAGCGGAAGTTAGATTGACCCTTCGGGCAAAAAAAGGAGAATGTAATGAAAAAAACGTTTATTTGTCTAGCTAATAGCCGAAAAAATTCTGGTTATTGTGTTGCAGGTAAATTAATTGACAATTTCAATTGGATTAGGCCAATTAGCAATCGATCTACAGAAGAAATATCAGAAATTGAGATGCGTTTTGAAAATGGAGAATTGCCAAAACTGCTAGATATAATAGCTTTAGAAATAAAAGCCCAAAAACCAAATCAGTTTCAAAGTGAAAATAATCTCATAGATACTGCTTCCTATTGGGTAAAGACTGGTAGTTTTGTAGCTAATAAATTAAGTACAATTTGTGATGATCCATGTAATATCTGGAAAATCTTAATTCGTCTTATCAAGGAATTAACGATAGAATAAGTTCAGAAAATACAAAGCATATTTCGCATTCGCTTGTTTTATTAAAGCTTCATGAAAGCAAGATACTTGTACGTGTTGAAGGTGCTGAATTCAATAATGCTAAAAGGAAAGTTAGATTACAATTCGAGCTTGATAATAAGAAATATATACTTCAATTACGCATCCAGAGATTGAAAGGCAATATTTGAGTGGTAAGAATGGTGAGTATACCATTTCAAGAGAGCACTATGTTACAATTAGCCTAGGATTACCACATGCAGATGGATTTTGTTACTTATTTGCAGCAGCAATAATACTATGAAAACTCTCTATTCCATTGGGTATTCATCATATAATATTGAGGTCTTTATAAACATTTTAAAATCTATGCACATAGATGCTATTGTTGACGTTCGTTCTTCACCATACAGTCGCTATAAGCCTGAATATAATAAGGAGACTCTTAAGCAAAAACTTTTAGATAATAATATTTACTATGTTTTCTTAGGCAGTGAATTGGGTGCCAGATCGGAAGACGATACGTGCTACATTGGAGATAGGGCAGATTATTCACGAATCTCTAAAACAGATAATTTTAAGAAGGGAGTTAACAGACTGATTAATGGACTTGAGAAATATACGATTGCATTAATGTGTGCTGAAATTGATCCGCTTCGATGCCATAGGAATATATTGGTATGTCGCTCAATTAGGAAATACAATGTCAATATTTCTCATATTTTAGACAATGGAAGAATTGAGACTAATGACTCCATGGAAACACGTTTGGTAAGTGAATATTCGATGAATAAGAATGATATGTTTATGACGGAAGAAGAAGTTATTGAGAGTGCTTATGACAGAAGAAGCTTAGAGATAGCTTATAAGAGGAGTAATAATGATAACGAATATGAAGGCTAAAATATATACCATAGGTTTTACAAAAAAAGATGCTAAAACTTTCTTCTCACTTCTTAGCAAGAATAAAATAGTTAGGCTGATTGATATTAGATTGAATAATTTTTCACAACTTGCTGGATTTACAAAAAAGAGTGATTTGCAATATTTTTTAAAGAAGATATGTAACATTGAATACCTGCATTTAAGCGAATTAGCTCCTACAGAGGATATCTTAAGAAGGTATAAGAGAGGAGCTATTGGCTGGGTAGAATATGAACAACAATTTAATGCACTTTTGCAAAAAAGAAAACCTGAAAATAGCATGGGCTTGGATATACTCATGGATTCTTGTTTATTGTGCAGTGAACCAACAGCAGATAAATGTCATCGTAGACTTGTAGCAGAATATTTTAAAAAACTATATCCAAATATAGAAATAATACACATCTAACACCCGCTTCAACCTGACATTGCGGACGAGCCGCAAATGCAGGTTAAGCGGTAGTTAGACCGATGCCTTCGGCACGATAAACTGTAACTTTGAAAAATAGGGTGTATTTTTTATAAATTAAAACATAAAACCAAAATTAATAGCTTATGTTCTTTGGATAAAGTTATGTTTTATTATAATATCTACTTGTATAAGGAAAATAAAACTTTAATCTTTGAATTTTAAAACTTGTTAAGGAAGTCAACGAGTTAAAAGTCCTTCGGACGGTCATGGTGATTATAATAATTAACTTGTTAAGGAAAACTAAAGTTTTATCTAAGTATTTTAAACTAGCTAAGGAAATCAACAA
Proteins encoded in this window:
- a CDS encoding DUF488 domain-containing protein → MKTLYSIGYSSYNIEVFINILKSMHIDAIVDVRSSPYSRYKPEYNKETLKQKLLDNNIYYVFLGSELGARSEDDTCYIGDRADYSRISKTDNFKKGVNRLINGLEKYTIALMCAEIDPLRCHRNILVCRSIRKYNVNISHILDNGRIETNDSMETRLVSEYSMNKNDMFMTEEEVIESAYDRRSLEIAYKRSNNDNEYEG
- a CDS encoding dual OB domain-containing protein translates to MKKTFICLANSRKNSGYCVAGKLIDNFNWIRPISNRSTEEISEIEMRFENGELPKLLDIIALEIKAQKPNQFQSENNLIDTASYWVKTGSFVANKLSTICDDPCNIWKILIRLIKELTIE
- a CDS encoding DUF488 domain-containing protein; protein product: MITNMKAKIYTIGFTKKDAKTFFSLLSKNKIVRLIDIRLNNFSQLAGFTKKSDLQYFLKKICNIEYLHLSELAPTEDILRRYKRGAIGWVEYEQQFNALLQKRKPENSMGLDILMDSCLLCSEPTADKCHRRLVAEYFKKLYPNIEIIHI